One Aphelocoma coerulescens isolate FSJ_1873_10779 chromosome 5, UR_Acoe_1.0, whole genome shotgun sequence DNA segment encodes these proteins:
- the LOC138111115 gene encoding mas-related G-protein coupled receptor member D-like: MEVSSVFPPSASPTEGADLCERDVTSVAIHSVTLLICLCGLAGNGAVLWLLTLKAHNTRIFDLAIIDFLFLLFALPSALLFLLEDVSCSPIMAQVYVSFLFQLSMMSYYWGLFRLARLDVVSDMRKLLQLCRCHPPLRLLWVMGGVQYSAFCALFTVIPTVTFLCPLHEEEHCRVALTSVFAIILLLIAAPVLISSTIDIVKAKCSSQQQQPKRRDIVIFLLVPFILLLKIWNFLQQLGYIAVPSQVVFLLACINSTIKPFIYFLVGSSWRPCSVGRCWTLCTMVSLRESLRRVFEDPEENNPSSNAAAMDLVI; this comes from the coding sequence ATGGAGGTGAGCTCCGTGTTCCCACCTTCTGCCTCACCCACCGAAGGAGCTGATCTGTGTGAGAGAGATGTCACCAGCGTGGCCATACACAGTGTGACACTGCTCATCTgcctctgtgggctggctgggaacggggctgtgctctggctcctcACACTGAAAGCCCACAACACCCGCATCTTTGACCTGGCAATCATTgacttcctcttcctcctcttcgcACTCCCCTCCgccctgctcttcctgctggaGGACGTGTCCTGCTCTCCTATCATGGCCCAGGTGTACGTGagcttccttttccagctgTCCATGATGTCCTACTACTGGGGGCTGTTCCGGCTGGCGCGTCTCGATGTGGTTAGTGACATGAGAAagctcctccagctctgccGGTGCCACCCTCCCCTGCGCCTGCTGTGGGTGATGGGCGGTGTCCAATACAGTGCCTTCTGCGCTCTCTTCACTGTCATTCCCACAGTGACATTCCTGTGCCCATTACACGAAGAGGAGCACTGCCGGGTAGCTCTCACCTCTGTGTTTGCCATCATCCTGCTCCTCATTGCTGCACCCGTGCTCATTTCCAGCACAATCGACATCGTTAAAGCAAagtgcagctcccagcagcagcagcccaagaGGCGTGACATCGTTATCTTCCTCCTTGTGCCCTTCATTCTCCTCCTCAAAATCTGGaatttcctgcagcagctcgGTTACATCGCTGTGCCCTCCCAGGTTGTTTTCCTGCTCGCTTGCATCAACAGCACCATCAAACCCTTCATCTACTTCTTGGTGGGGAGTTCCTGGAGGCCCTGCTCTGTGGGGAGGTGCTGGACGCTCTGTACcatggtgtccctcagggaatCCCTCCGGAGGGTCTTTGAGGATCCAGAAGAAAATAATCCCAGCAGCAATGCTGCTGCCATGGACTTGGTGATCTGA